One region of Candidatus Polarisedimenticolaceae bacterium genomic DNA includes:
- a CDS encoding DUF1573 domain-containing protein has product MAVGMQTVAAIALVLATAAGEGGPAIKFEASTHDFGTIPSDEKQSYAWPYRNTGTAALEIRSADPSCGCTATVADPATVPPGSTGTLLVTFDPAGQVGDVRKTITVVTNDPEHPRTILTIKAKIVVHETPLKPGEHPRIAGQSLLMGSCGGCHAAPAAGKTGAALFTAICAPCHGSGLDKAYLASHDDKAIADVIAYGTASPKMPGFSQLMGGPLDDAQVASLVVHLRAGGAAK; this is encoded by the coding sequence ATGGCGGTGGGGATGCAGACGGTGGCCGCAATCGCGCTCGTCCTCGCCACGGCCGCGGGGGAAGGCGGCCCCGCGATCAAGTTCGAGGCCTCGACGCACGACTTCGGGACGATTCCCTCCGACGAGAAGCAGTCGTACGCGTGGCCTTACCGGAACACCGGCACGGCGGCCCTCGAGATCCGCTCCGCGGACCCGTCGTGCGGCTGCACGGCGACCGTGGCCGATCCGGCGACGGTCCCGCCGGGATCGACGGGAACGCTGCTCGTCACCTTCGATCCGGCCGGCCAGGTCGGCGACGTGCGCAAGACGATCACGGTCGTCACCAACGATCCGGAACATCCGAGGACGATCCTCACCATCAAGGCGAAGATCGTCGTGCACGAGACACCGCTCAAGCCCGGCGAGCATCCGAGGATCGCCGGTCAGTCGCTCCTCATGGGATCGTGCGGCGGATGCCACGCCGCACCGGCGGCGGGGAAGACCGGCGCCGCCCTCTTCACCGCGATCTGCGCGCCGTGCCACGGCTCGGGACTCGACAAGGCCTACCTCGCCTCTCACGACGACAAGGCGATCGCCGACGTGATCGCCTACGGGACCGCGAGCCCGAAGATGCCCGGCTTCTCGCAGCTCATGGGGGGCCCGCTCGACGACGCGCAGGTCGCGTCGCTCGTCGTGCACCTCAGGGCCGGCGGCGCCGCGAAGTAA